One Tursiops truncatus isolate mTurTru1 chromosome 3, mTurTru1.mat.Y, whole genome shotgun sequence DNA segment encodes these proteins:
- the NACC1 gene encoding nucleus accumbens-associated protein 1, translating into MAQTLQMEIPNFGNSILECLNEQRLQGLYCDVSVVVKGHAFKAHRAVLAASSSYFRDLFNSSRSAVVELPAAVQPQSFQQILSFCYTGRLSMNMGDQFLLMYTAGFLQIQEIMEKGTEFFLKVSSPSCDSQGLHAEEAPSSEPQSPVAQTSSWPACGTPLPLVSRVKTEQQESDSVQCTPVAKRLWDSSQKEAGGGSSGNGSRKMAKFSTPDLAANRPPQQAPVVAAAQPTGVAGGPGAGQPAGGVAAAAGGVVSGPSTSERTSPGTSSAYTSDSPGSYHEEDEEEDAGEEGTDEQYRQICNMYTMYSMMNVGQTAEKVEALPEQVAPESRNRIRVRQDLASLPAELINQIGNRCHPKLYDEGDPSEKLELVTGTNVYITRAQLMNCHVSAGTRHKVLLRRLLASFFDRNTLANSCGTGIRSSSNNPSRKPLDSRVLHAVKYYCQNFAPNFKESEMNAIAADMCTNARRVVRKSWIPKVKPLMAEGDAYTTFISYTGKIEPDMMGVEHGFETASHDGEAGPSAEEALQ; encoded by the exons ATGGCCCAGACCCTGCAGATGGAGATCCCGAACTTCGGCAACAGCATTCTGGAGTGCCTCAACGAGCAGCGGCTGCAGGGCCTGTACTGTGATGTCTCGGTGGTGGTCAAGGGCCATGCCTTCAAGGCCCACCGGGCCGTGCTGGCCGCCAGCAGCTCCTACTTCCGGGACCTGTTCAACAGCAGCCGGAGTGCGGTGGTGGAGCTGCCGGCGGCTGTGCAGCCCCAGTCCTTCCAGCAGATCCTCAGCTTCTGCTACACGGGCCGGCTGAGCATGAACATGGGCGACCAGTTCCTGCTCATGTACACAGCGGGCTTCCTGCAGATCCAGGAGATCATGGAGAAGGGCACAGAGTTCTTCCTCAAGGTGAGCTCCCCCAGCTGTGACTCCCAGGGCCTGCACGCCGAGGAGGCCCCCTCGTCCGAGCCCCAGAGCCCTGTGGCGCAGACGTCGAGCTGGCCGGCCTGCGGCACCCCACTGCCCCTCGTGTCTCGCGTCAAGACAGAGCAGCAGGAGTCGGACTCTGTGCAGTGCACGCCCGTGGCCAAGAGGCTGTGGGACAGCAGCCAGAAGGAGGCCGGCGGTGGCAGCAGTGGCAACGGCAGCCGCAAGATGGCCAAGTTCTCCACGCCGGACCTGGCCGCCAACCGGCCGCCCCAGCAGGCCCCGGTGGTGGCGGCAGCACAGCCCACCGGAGTGGCGGGGGGGCCCGGGGCCGGGCAGCCGGCGGGGGGCGTGGCAGCAGCGGCAGGCGGAGTGGTGAGTGGGCCCAGCACGTCGGAGCGGACCAGCCCGGGCACCTCAAGCGCTTACACCAGCGACAGCCCCGGCTCTTACCACGAGGAAGATGAGGAGGAGGACGCGGGCGAGGAGGGCACAGACGAGCAGTACCGGCAGATCTGCAATATGTACACCATGTACAGCATGATGAACGTCGGCCAGACCG CCGAGAAGGTGGAGGCCCTCCCTGAGCAGGTGGCCCCCGAGTCCCGGAACCGCATCCGAGTGCGGCAAGACCTGGCGTCTCTCCCTGCTGAGCTCATCAACCAGATCGGCAACCGCTGCCACCCCAAGCTCTACGATGAGGGTGACCCCTCTGAGAAGCTGGAGCTGGTAACAG gcACCAACGTGTATATCACCAGGGCGCAGCTCATGAACTGCCACGTCAGCGCAGGCACGCGGCACAAGGTCCTGCTGCGGCGCCTCCTGGCCTCCTTCTTTGACCG GAACACGCTGGCCAATAGCTGTGGCACCGGCATCCGCTCTTCCAGTAACAACCCCAGCCGCAAACCGCTGGATAGCCGCGTCCTGCACGCTGTCAAGT ACTACTGCCAGAACTTTGCTCCCAACTTCAAGGAGAGCGAGATGAACGCCATCGCAGCCGACATGTGCACCAATGCCCGCCGCGTTGTGAGGAAGAGCTGGATCCCCAAGGTCAAGCCGCTTATGGCCGAGGGTGACGCGTACACCACCTTCATCAGCTACACGGGCAAGATAGAGCCGGACATGATGGGTGTGGAGCACGGCTTCGAGACGGCCAGCCATGACGGCGAGGCTGGCCCCTCGGCCGAGGAGGCCCTCCAGTAA